Proteins from a single region of Sphaerochaeta globosa str. Buddy:
- a CDS encoding ABC transporter permease, translating into MSSLKRSLILFFSSAFLLLLWQVGSVMLDSQILLPGLGPVFSALVELVRQKPFTTNVFSTVVRALESFLIIVASATVIGIAAGRYPLLSLALKPFVTVLKAIPVMSIILLAFIWFTSGTVPLFSAFLMGFPVMYVQIEGGVRQKDRLLDEMCRLYDIHGKDKLIHYTIPSLLPFFVIGSRATLSMVWKVVIAAEVLTVPRFGVGSRMQLAQVQLQTDQVLSWTLIAILLTALGDLLFDSLAWSLRKLKKHVDARRVECSSKG; encoded by the coding sequence ATGTCCTCGCTTAAGCGTAGTCTGATTCTCTTCTTCTCTTCGGCCTTCCTGCTCTTGCTTTGGCAGGTTGGCTCTGTGATGCTTGACAGTCAGATTCTGCTTCCAGGCCTTGGCCCGGTATTTTCAGCTCTGGTGGAGCTTGTGCGTCAAAAGCCCTTTACCACCAATGTGTTTTCTACCGTGGTCAGGGCTCTTGAGAGTTTTCTGATTATTGTTGCCAGTGCAACGGTGATTGGTATAGCTGCCGGCAGGTACCCCCTGCTTTCGCTTGCGCTCAAGCCTTTTGTCACCGTGCTGAAGGCAATTCCAGTGATGAGCATCATCCTGCTTGCCTTCATCTGGTTCACCAGTGGAACTGTACCGCTCTTTTCTGCCTTCCTTATGGGTTTTCCTGTCATGTATGTGCAAATCGAGGGGGGAGTGAGACAGAAGGACAGACTCCTCGATGAAATGTGTAGGCTCTATGATATACACGGCAAGGACAAACTGATCCACTATACCATTCCTTCGCTTTTGCCGTTCTTTGTCATCGGCTCGCGTGCAACGCTTTCCATGGTATGGAAGGTTGTCATAGCAGCCGAGGTCCTCACCGTTCCGCGCTTTGGCGTGGGATCACGCATGCAGCTTGCCCAGGTACAGCTTCAGACTGACCAAGTTCTTTCTTGGACCCTGATCGCCATTCTTTTGACCGCACTAGGTGATTTGCTTTTTGATAGCCTTGCATGGTCCTTGAGAAAGCTGAAGAAGCATGTTGATGCAAGGAGGGTGGAATGCAGTTCCAAAGGATAA
- a CDS encoding glycine--tRNA ligase has product MAEVTMDKIVSLCKRRGFIFQSSEIYGGLNGAYDYGPLGVQLKNNIRDFWWKEMTQIHDDIVGLDASILMHPRVWEASGHVSNFSDPMVDCKQCKSRFRADQIDLKGACPTCGTKDSFTEPRNFNLMFATHIGANADASSTIYLRPETAQGIYVDFKNVVSSSRVKIPFGIAQVGKSFRNEITTKNFIFRSCEFEQMEMQWFCKPGTDEKWFSYWREQRMAFYHKMGIKPQSLRWHQHGPDELAFYAKDAYDIQFLFPMGWQELEGVHSRTDYDLTQHQTFSGKEMTYLDPESNERYIPYVVETSAGLTRNVLMALGDAYDEEELEGGDVRTVLHFHPSLAPVTVAVLPLVKKDGIAEFASKLEHELRDDFSTFYDVSGAIGRRYRRMDEIGTPYCVTVDYQSLEDQTVTLRLRDSMEQVRVAITDLVATIKKATKEYKRVER; this is encoded by the coding sequence ATGGCAGAAGTAACGATGGACAAGATTGTCTCTTTGTGCAAGCGACGTGGATTTATTTTCCAGTCGAGCGAAATCTACGGCGGTTTGAACGGCGCCTATGACTACGGTCCACTGGGTGTCCAGTTGAAGAATAACATCCGCGATTTCTGGTGGAAGGAGATGACACAGATCCATGACGACATCGTCGGTTTGGACGCCTCCATCCTCATGCATCCCCGTGTTTGGGAGGCCAGCGGCCACGTTTCCAACTTCAGTGATCCGATGGTTGACTGCAAGCAGTGCAAAAGCCGTTTCCGAGCCGACCAGATCGACCTCAAGGGCGCCTGCCCGACCTGTGGTACCAAGGACAGCTTCACCGAGCCGAGGAACTTCAACCTCATGTTCGCCACCCACATCGGGGCTAACGCCGATGCCAGTTCGACCATCTATCTCCGACCTGAGACCGCACAGGGCATCTATGTCGATTTCAAGAATGTGGTTTCCTCAAGCCGGGTGAAGATTCCTTTCGGTATCGCCCAGGTAGGTAAATCCTTCCGCAACGAAATTACCACCAAGAACTTCATTTTCCGTTCCTGCGAGTTTGAGCAGATGGAGATGCAATGGTTCTGCAAACCGGGAACCGATGAGAAATGGTTTAGCTACTGGAGAGAGCAGCGTATGGCTTTCTACCATAAGATGGGTATTAAGCCGCAGAGCCTCAGATGGCACCAGCATGGTCCGGATGAACTGGCCTTCTATGCAAAGGATGCCTACGACATCCAGTTCCTCTTCCCCATGGGATGGCAGGAACTTGAAGGTGTTCACAGCCGCACCGATTATGACCTCACCCAGCACCAGACTTTCAGCGGCAAGGAGATGACGTATTTGGATCCCGAGTCCAACGAACGGTATATCCCCTATGTTGTGGAAACCTCTGCCGGTCTTACCCGAAATGTCTTGATGGCTCTAGGCGATGCCTATGATGAAGAGGAGCTTGAAGGCGGCGATGTCAGGACAGTCCTGCATTTCCATCCCAGTCTTGCTCCCGTCACTGTTGCCGTGTTGCCGTTGGTGAAGAAGGATGGTATTGCCGAGTTTGCTTCCAAGTTGGAACATGAACTGAGAGACGATTTTTCCACCTTCTACGATGTCAGCGGAGCAATCGGCAGACGCTATCGGCGTATGGATGAGATCGGAACCCCCTACTGCGTAACCGTCGATTATCAGAGCCTTGAAGACCAGACGGTAACGTTGAGGCTGCGCGATAGCATGGAGCAAGTACGAGTCGCCATTACGGACCTGGTAGCCACTATCAAAAAGGCAACCAAGGAGTACAAGCGGGTGGAGCGGTAA
- a CDS encoding ABC transporter substrate-binding protein: MKRFVSIFCIVLIASFSLTAQAVAETPAASALDIQFGVMAGPTGFSSVALSLNEGRIADNLKVTMSVFPSPNEVIARLANGELDFASLPTNVAANLYNKGVKVKLAAVIGNGMLSVLSSDGSVASVQDLLGRTVHVPGAGSTPDQMSQLLLQKAGLVAGKDVILDYSVAAPAQLAQLVIAGKVSLAVLPQPFVSMVLGRSPNAREVVDVQALYSQLSGVPTYPMSVLVVSESFAKNHPLALAAVLKAYEESVAWVNADPKAAGLAIEAAGIMASAMATPAIPSCNLVFVPSQEAKNEVQAYFTFLHGFSPASIGGTIPSEDLYL; this comes from the coding sequence ATGAAACGTTTTGTAAGTATTTTTTGTATTGTCCTGATTGCCTCTTTTTCATTGACAGCGCAAGCGGTGGCAGAAACACCTGCTGCTTCTGCTTTGGATATACAGTTCGGTGTCATGGCCGGTCCCACCGGCTTCTCTTCGGTTGCCCTGAGCCTCAATGAGGGTAGAATTGCTGATAATCTGAAAGTCACGATGAGTGTGTTCCCCTCTCCAAACGAGGTTATTGCCCGATTGGCCAATGGGGAACTGGATTTTGCAAGCCTTCCCACCAATGTGGCGGCGAATCTCTACAATAAGGGTGTGAAGGTAAAGCTTGCTGCCGTCATCGGCAACGGTATGCTCAGTGTCCTCTCCAGTGATGGTTCGGTTGCCAGCGTTCAGGATTTGCTTGGCAGGACGGTCCATGTCCCCGGTGCAGGCTCTACTCCTGACCAGATGAGTCAGCTGCTGCTACAGAAGGCTGGTTTGGTTGCAGGTAAGGATGTCATTCTTGATTACTCCGTCGCAGCTCCAGCCCAGCTTGCCCAACTGGTTATCGCAGGCAAAGTATCGCTAGCAGTTCTTCCTCAACCGTTTGTTTCCATGGTTTTAGGCCGCAGTCCCAACGCTCGCGAAGTTGTGGATGTCCAGGCACTGTATTCCCAATTATCCGGCGTCCCCACATATCCGATGAGCGTGCTTGTCGTCTCTGAGTCTTTTGCAAAGAACCATCCGCTTGCCTTGGCAGCAGTACTCAAGGCATACGAGGAATCGGTTGCATGGGTCAATGCCGACCCCAAGGCAGCAGGACTGGCCATCGAAGCCGCGGGTATTATGGCCAGTGCCATGGCAACTCCGGCAATTCCTTCCTGTAATTTGGTCTTTGTTCCCAGTCAGGAAGCAAAAAATGAGGTGCAGGCATACTTTACCTTCCTGCACGGCTTCAGTCCCGCCTCCATTGGTGGTACGATTCCTTCTGAAGACTTGTATCTGTAA
- the gdhA gene encoding NADP-specific glutamate dehydrogenase — MNDATQKILDHVIKLDPHQKEFIQAVTSFLSSIDTLVDDLPQVVYHKVLDRIVEPERVIMFRVPWIDDDGQLQINRGFRVQMNSAIGPYKGGLRFHPSVNLSILKFLAFEQTFKNSLTGLSMGGGKGGSDFNSKGKSDNEVMRFCQSFMTELARHIGEDTDIPAGDIGVGGREIGYMYGQYRRMTNRSVGILTGKGPSYGGSFIRPEATGYGLVYLSAAILESKGKSLEGKTCLVSGSGNVAQYTIDKLLQMNAKVLTLSDSSGVLIDPSGIDEKKLAYIKTLKNVRRGRIAEYAQQFKEATYIPHNGSQESNPLWEVKADYAFPCATQNEINAKDAQNLIANGIQLVGEGANMPTTLEADAIFKDAGILHAPGKAANAGGVAVSGLEMAQNSQKLQWTPQQVDQQLQQIMKNIFASISSAAEKYSTKDNYVDGANIAGFVKVSEAMIAQGYV, encoded by the coding sequence ATGAATGACGCAACCCAAAAGATACTTGACCACGTGATCAAGCTCGATCCCCATCAGAAGGAATTCATCCAAGCGGTGACCTCTTTCCTGTCTTCCATAGATACCTTGGTGGATGACCTTCCGCAGGTTGTGTATCATAAAGTACTGGACCGTATTGTAGAACCTGAACGTGTGATTATGTTTCGTGTGCCCTGGATCGACGACGACGGGCAGTTGCAAATCAACCGCGGCTTCAGAGTACAGATGAACAGCGCCATCGGCCCGTACAAAGGCGGTTTGCGTTTCCATCCCTCGGTAAATCTCTCCATCCTCAAGTTCCTCGCTTTCGAACAAACCTTCAAGAACAGCCTCACCGGCCTTTCCATGGGCGGTGGTAAAGGCGGCAGTGACTTCAACTCCAAGGGAAAGAGTGATAATGAGGTAATGCGCTTCTGCCAGAGCTTCATGACCGAACTTGCCCGACACATCGGAGAGGATACCGACATCCCCGCCGGTGATATCGGCGTCGGCGGCCGTGAAATTGGCTATATGTACGGCCAATACCGTCGGATGACCAACCGATCGGTGGGCATTCTCACCGGTAAGGGACCATCGTACGGCGGATCTTTCATCCGTCCTGAGGCAACCGGCTATGGATTGGTCTACCTGTCTGCAGCAATTCTTGAATCCAAGGGAAAGAGTCTGGAAGGCAAGACCTGCCTTGTCAGCGGTAGCGGTAACGTTGCCCAGTACACCATCGACAAATTGCTTCAGATGAATGCAAAGGTGCTCACACTCAGTGACTCTTCCGGTGTGTTGATAGATCCAAGCGGTATTGATGAAAAGAAGCTTGCTTACATCAAGACGCTAAAGAACGTCCGCCGCGGTAGAATTGCCGAGTATGCACAGCAGTTCAAGGAAGCTACCTATATCCCGCATAATGGAAGCCAGGAAAGCAACCCGCTTTGGGAAGTGAAAGCCGACTATGCATTCCCCTGTGCCACCCAGAATGAAATCAACGCAAAGGATGCGCAGAACCTTATTGCCAATGGCATCCAACTCGTTGGTGAGGGCGCAAATATGCCTACCACCTTGGAAGCTGATGCAATCTTCAAGGATGCAGGAATTCTCCATGCACCCGGCAAGGCGGCAAACGCCGGTGGTGTTGCCGTATCCGGCCTTGAGATGGCCCAGAACAGTCAGAAATTGCAATGGACGCCCCAGCAGGTTGACCAGCAACTTCAGCAGATCATGAAGAACATCTTCGCTTCCATCAGTAGTGCAGCCGAAAAATACAGCACCAAGGACAACTATGTTGATGGTGCCAACATTGCAGGCTTTGTGAAAGTCAGCGAGGCCATGATCGCCCAAGGCTACGTGTAA
- the tyrS gene encoding tyrosine--tRNA ligase: MNTALQTLMDRGFIKACTDYDALSDLMDKEKVTFYVGADPTGRSLHIGHMVPFFAMHHLQKAGHNPIALVGGGTAMIGDPSGRTEMRKMLTPEQVTENCKSIKAQLGTVVDFTEHPQEGMGKAIMLNNADWLTDLNYITFLREIGRHFSVNRMLTFESYKQRLERGLSFIEFNYQLLQSYDFYVLNQEHGCRLQIGGDDQWGNIVSGIELIRRMNGAECYGLTFNLITRSDGHKMGKSEKGAVFLDPELFSAYDFYQYWRNVNDDDVIKFLKLFTFLPLEEIAQYEKADVNINDAKERLAYEQTKIIHGVEEAEKARIAAKTMFKGANLGQEGRDGMPSLAIAASELENGIPVLDLFSRTDLAATNSDARRLVAGGAAWIGETKIEDPKTLIDKTYLDGFGEMILRAGKKRYFRITIA; this comes from the coding sequence ATGAACACAGCACTTCAGACTTTGATGGACCGTGGGTTCATTAAAGCATGTACAGATTATGATGCACTCAGTGACTTGATGGACAAGGAAAAGGTTACCTTCTATGTGGGGGCAGACCCGACTGGCCGAAGCCTTCATATCGGTCACATGGTGCCTTTCTTTGCCATGCATCACCTGCAGAAGGCTGGTCATAATCCCATCGCCTTAGTCGGCGGCGGGACTGCAATGATCGGTGACCCCTCTGGCAGGACAGAGATGCGCAAGATGCTCACCCCCGAGCAGGTAACGGAGAACTGTAAATCCATCAAGGCCCAGCTTGGGACGGTGGTAGACTTCACCGAACATCCTCAGGAGGGGATGGGCAAAGCAATCATGCTCAACAATGCAGACTGGCTGACTGATTTGAATTACATCACTTTCCTGCGTGAGATCGGGCGTCACTTCTCGGTCAACCGCATGCTGACCTTTGAATCCTATAAGCAGAGGCTCGAACGCGGCCTTTCGTTCATTGAGTTCAACTATCAGCTCCTTCAGTCCTACGACTTCTATGTGCTCAATCAGGAGCATGGTTGCAGACTGCAGATCGGCGGTGATGACCAGTGGGGCAATATCGTCAGCGGTATTGAGTTGATTCGTAGGATGAACGGAGCTGAGTGCTACGGACTTACCTTCAATCTCATTACCCGAAGCGACGGCCACAAGATGGGCAAGAGTGAAAAGGGTGCAGTCTTTTTGGATCCCGAGCTCTTCAGTGCGTATGACTTCTACCAATACTGGCGCAATGTCAATGACGATGATGTAATTAAGTTCCTCAAGCTGTTTACGTTCCTTCCTTTGGAAGAAATTGCCCAGTATGAGAAAGCGGATGTGAATATCAACGATGCCAAGGAGAGGCTTGCCTACGAGCAGACCAAAATCATCCACGGCGTCGAGGAAGCGGAAAAGGCAAGGATTGCTGCCAAGACCATGTTCAAGGGAGCCAACCTTGGGCAGGAAGGTAGGGACGGCATGCCCTCCCTGGCCATTGCAGCCTCTGAACTTGAGAACGGCATCCCTGTTCTCGACCTCTTCAGTCGTACCGATCTGGCGGCTACCAACAGTGATGCCCGCCGATTGGTTGCCGGTGGAGCAGCCTGGATTGGTGAAACCAAGATAGAGGATCCCAAGACCCTCATTGATAAAACCTATCTGGATGGTTTTGGGGAGATGATCCTCAGGGCGGGAAAGAAGCGGTACTTCCGTATCACCATTGCTTAG
- a CDS encoding alpha/beta hydrolase — protein MQITYEVPNFAEHHYQDKAPIRKCARPWAMVHDEAVKKAVLLCHGYTGYPGELIRPGTDLFEAGFDVYCPRYPGHGTSGKDFLSSKAEDWIGTAYDAFAYLAQRYEHVSLVGHSMGGAIATIIADAFDADTLALLAPALVIPSLPATQVRILRHVVKRKKVAWKADLEYHFHYEGDADDDAFLGSEYWSYQFPKGIWELERVRRRAVASIDHVLADTLSISGGLDPTIPEEASVLVTSKPKGVNKHLHIKTIGHLMPYDKNIDAQNEAMAAVVAWMQGKR, from the coding sequence ATGCAGATAACATATGAGGTTCCCAACTTCGCAGAACACCATTATCAGGATAAGGCACCGATCAGAAAGTGTGCACGGCCGTGGGCCATGGTCCATGATGAGGCGGTGAAAAAGGCCGTATTGTTGTGTCATGGGTATACAGGTTATCCGGGTGAACTCATTCGTCCCGGTACCGATTTATTTGAGGCGGGCTTTGATGTGTACTGCCCCCGGTACCCGGGACATGGAACCAGTGGAAAAGATTTTTTATCCAGCAAAGCCGAGGATTGGATCGGTACTGCCTATGACGCTTTTGCATACCTTGCCCAACGCTATGAGCACGTTTCGTTGGTAGGCCATTCCATGGGTGGGGCGATTGCCACCATTATTGCTGATGCTTTTGATGCAGACACCCTGGCTTTGCTTGCTCCTGCCTTGGTGATCCCCTCGCTGCCAGCCACCCAGGTAAGGATTCTCAGGCATGTGGTCAAACGTAAGAAAGTCGCCTGGAAGGCGGATCTGGAGTATCATTTCCACTATGAGGGCGATGCTGACGATGATGCCTTTTTAGGCTCTGAATATTGGTCGTATCAGTTTCCCAAGGGCATTTGGGAGCTTGAAAGAGTCAGACGGCGCGCAGTAGCTTCCATCGATCACGTACTTGCCGACACGCTTTCCATCAGCGGTGGACTCGATCCAACCATTCCCGAAGAGGCTTCTGTGTTGGTGACCAGCAAACCCAAAGGGGTGAATAAGCATTTGCATATCAAGACAATCGGGCATCTTATGCCCTACGATAAGAATATTGATGCCCAGAATGAGGCTATGGCTGCTGTGGTTGCTTGGATGCAGGGAAAGCGCTAG
- a CDS encoding desulfoferrodoxin family protein, with protein MKEQEFYICKHCGNIVAKVIDRGPKISCCGEEMIVLKANTVDAAKEKHVPVVKVEGNKLEVNVGSVDHPMTKEHHIAFIYVQTENGGMRKSLPVDGKPHATFALDDDKAVAVYEYCNLHGLWKVDL; from the coding sequence ATGAAAGAACAAGAATTTTACATTTGCAAACATTGTGGAAACATTGTTGCCAAGGTAATCGACCGTGGACCGAAGATTTCTTGCTGCGGCGAAGAGATGATCGTTCTGAAAGCCAATACTGTCGATGCTGCCAAGGAAAAGCACGTTCCTGTCGTTAAAGTGGAAGGAAACAAGCTGGAAGTGAACGTGGGATCGGTGGACCATCCAATGACCAAAGAACACCACATTGCCTTCATCTATGTCCAGACCGAGAATGGCGGCATGCGCAAAAGCCTTCCAGTTGACGGAAAGCCACACGCAACATTCGCTCTCGACGACGACAAGGCTGTAGCTGTGTACGAGTACTGCAACCTGCATGGACTTTGGAAGGTAGACCTCTAA
- a CDS encoding ABC transporter ATP-binding protein has translation MQFQRISKAYGQNCIFDEFSLEITKRTILSVVGPSGEGKTTLLQIAAGLIQPDSGIVIKEVEEEGSISYLFQEPRLLPFSTVFTNVELALRSFLSNKKEREESALHYLRMVGLADSMGLYPDQLSGGMRQRVAIARAFAHPSKLMLLDEPFQSLDIKLKVTLVNSFLRLWEESPRTTLFVTHDPKEAILLGDAVCCLGDPKKPLLYQQIHIPRNARNIGDQTLLALEASLVQTLVGA, from the coding sequence ATGCAGTTCCAAAGGATAAGCAAAGCCTACGGCCAAAATTGTATCTTCGATGAATTCAGTTTGGAAATTACAAAGCGAACCATCCTTTCTGTGGTAGGCCCTTCCGGCGAGGGAAAGACAACCTTGCTGCAGATTGCAGCCGGCTTGATTCAGCCTGATAGCGGGATTGTGATCAAAGAGGTTGAGGAAGAGGGAAGTATCAGCTATCTGTTTCAGGAGCCGCGCCTGCTTCCCTTCAGTACCGTTTTTACCAATGTGGAACTCGCCTTGCGCTCGTTCCTGTCCAACAAGAAAGAGCGAGAAGAAAGTGCTTTGCATTACCTAAGGATGGTTGGCCTGGCAGACAGTATGGGACTATATCCTGATCAGCTTTCGGGGGGAATGCGCCAACGGGTGGCCATTGCCAGGGCATTTGCCCATCCTTCAAAACTGATGTTGCTCGATGAACCGTTTCAGAGCCTGGACATCAAGCTCAAGGTTACGTTGGTGAACTCCTTCCTCCGTCTTTGGGAGGAGAGCCCGAGAACTACGCTGTTTGTCACCCATGACCCCAAGGAGGCTATCCTGCTTGGCGATGCCGTGTGTTGTCTGGGTGATCCTAAAAAACCGTTGCTCTACCAACAAATACATATTCCTCGCAACGCGAGGAATATTGGTGATCAAACCTTGTTGGCTTTGGAAGCCTCCCTGGTACAGACATTGGTCGGCGCTTAG
- the gltX gene encoding glutamate--tRNA ligase gives MEVRVRYAPSPTGLQHIGGVRTALFNYFFARANGGKFILRVEDTDRERYSDESLQDLYDTLSWLGIAWDEGPVVGGPCGPYIQSERFELYRDYAQQLVRDGKAYYCYCTPERLEAVRLKQQEEKSEVQGYDRHCLHLSESDHANYAEQGIQPVIRLKVPTDGKTTFHDVLMGDITRRNRDVSPDPILLKSDGFPTYHLANVIDDHLMGITHIMRAQEWIPSGPLHILLYEAFGWEPPMYCHLPMVMGKDGQKLSKRHGSTSVRDFKEKGYLPEALMNYVSMVGWSYDGQREFFSKEDLEQVFCLEKINKAPGVFDYKKLDWFNGQYIRQKSDEELMALLLPYMNKAQFLPASLSEEQKTKFLEITKVVKDRLKVLGDVVDLTRFLFETPSYDDLSLFAAKGVELSVAALALQRAYDVLKQGFESHESHEVTEQKLTDLAAELELKVNGVFMPLRVALTGSTVSLPLFDSIGLLGQEVTCLRIENALALLKREVR, from the coding sequence ATGGAAGTGAGAGTACGCTATGCCCCATCTCCGACTGGTCTGCAACATATCGGTGGAGTAAGGACAGCTTTGTTCAACTATTTCTTTGCCCGAGCGAACGGAGGCAAGTTTATACTGCGTGTCGAGGATACCGACCGTGAGCGTTATAGCGATGAGTCTTTACAAGATCTCTATGACACCCTGTCTTGGCTGGGTATTGCTTGGGATGAAGGTCCGGTTGTAGGCGGCCCTTGTGGTCCTTACATCCAGAGCGAGCGCTTTGAGCTGTATCGCGACTATGCCCAGCAATTGGTACGTGACGGAAAAGCGTATTATTGTTATTGCACCCCTGAACGCTTGGAGGCGGTCCGACTCAAGCAACAGGAAGAAAAGAGTGAAGTGCAAGGGTACGACCGGCACTGTCTCCATCTTTCTGAATCCGATCACGCCAACTATGCGGAGCAGGGCATTCAGCCGGTTATCCGGCTCAAGGTGCCTACAGACGGAAAGACCACCTTTCACGATGTGCTGATGGGCGATATCACCCGTCGCAATCGTGACGTCAGTCCCGATCCCATATTGCTCAAGAGTGACGGCTTTCCTACCTACCACCTGGCAAATGTCATCGATGACCATCTGATGGGCATCACCCATATCATGAGAGCCCAGGAGTGGATTCCCTCGGGACCGCTGCACATTCTGCTGTATGAAGCGTTCGGCTGGGAGCCTCCGATGTACTGCCACCTGCCCATGGTCATGGGCAAGGACGGCCAGAAGCTTTCCAAGCGTCATGGTTCAACTTCGGTACGCGATTTCAAGGAAAAAGGCTACTTGCCCGAAGCCTTGATGAACTATGTGAGCATGGTTGGTTGGTCGTATGACGGGCAGCGGGAATTCTTCAGTAAGGAGGACCTCGAACAGGTCTTCTGCCTGGAAAAAATCAACAAGGCCCCCGGTGTTTTTGACTACAAGAAGCTTGACTGGTTCAATGGCCAATACATCCGCCAAAAGAGCGATGAAGAGTTGATGGCTCTATTGCTGCCTTATATGAACAAGGCTCAATTTTTACCTGCCTCACTTTCTGAAGAACAGAAAACCAAGTTCTTGGAAATCACCAAGGTGGTGAAAGATCGGCTGAAGGTCCTCGGTGATGTGGTGGATTTGACTCGGTTCCTTTTTGAGACGCCCTCTTATGACGACTTGAGTTTGTTTGCCGCCAAGGGTGTTGAGCTTTCTGTTGCTGCTTTGGCACTCCAACGCGCATATGATGTCCTGAAACAAGGCTTTGAGTCGCATGAGAGTCATGAAGTGACCGAGCAGAAGCTAACCGATTTGGCAGCAGAGCTGGAACTGAAGGTCAACGGGGTGTTCATGCCCCTCAGAGTAGCTTTGACCGGCAGTACCGTCAGCCTTCCATTATTTGATTCCATTGGCCTGCTTGGGCAGGAAGTGACGTGCTTACGCATTGAAAACGCATTGGCTTTACTGAAGAGAGAGGTACGATAA
- a CDS encoding helix-turn-helix transcriptional regulator — protein MSGILLLVYMLAFALGCMTLALAIVYRLANKQRWATYFIVCHASLLGCMMLLALQVLSRMYLSGLVYEIITYSIGFVVLADVTFLIVFIPYFTTWVIAHPWRQPYKGLFFSLALVYLFLGIGREIWQISLFDQLMLVLFVFVIAFCLSITLKNINSIANKTARTSAISIIIVSASMVPAILLAMFFPSLKPLLFGIYFLALSITIMTFLFMQFVILGRAEVVKSKELVLGDLEEYHITEREFAVIQLISKGLTNKEIASQLGISANTVNNHVANIYGKTQVRSRIDLLNLLKQSW, from the coding sequence GTGAGTGGAATCCTGCTGCTTGTCTACATGCTTGCCTTCGCTCTGGGGTGTATGACTTTGGCACTTGCCATAGTCTATCGGCTTGCGAATAAGCAGAGATGGGCAACGTATTTTATCGTCTGTCATGCATCCCTTTTGGGATGCATGATGCTCTTGGCCCTGCAAGTGCTCTCTCGTATGTATCTGTCAGGCTTGGTATATGAGATAATTACGTACAGCATCGGCTTTGTGGTGCTTGCCGATGTTACCTTCCTGATTGTCTTTATTCCGTATTTCACCACCTGGGTGATAGCCCATCCATGGAGGCAACCTTACAAGGGCTTGTTCTTTTCCCTTGCCCTTGTCTACCTGTTCTTAGGGATCGGTCGTGAGATATGGCAGATTTCACTTTTCGACCAATTGATGCTTGTGCTGTTTGTGTTTGTAATCGCTTTCTGCCTCTCCATAACACTGAAAAACATCAACTCGATCGCAAACAAAACCGCTCGTACTTCAGCGATTTCAATTATCATTGTCAGTGCCTCGATGGTTCCGGCTATTTTACTTGCAATGTTCTTTCCCTCCCTCAAACCACTTCTTTTCGGCATCTATTTCCTTGCTCTCTCCATTACCATCATGACCTTTTTATTCATGCAGTTTGTTATTTTGGGAAGGGCTGAGGTGGTGAAAAGCAAAGAGCTTGTGTTGGGGGATTTGGAAGAGTACCATATTACTGAACGTGAGTTTGCCGTCATCCAGCTGATCAGCAAGGGTCTAACCAATAAGGAAATTGCAAGCCAGCTGGGTATCAGTGCAAACACGGTAAACAACCATGTGGCGAATATCTATGGGAAAACCCAGGTAAGGAGCCGCATCGACCTTTTGAATCTGCTGAAGCAGAGTTGGTAG
- a CDS encoding HD domain-containing protein has product MTIPSYFDTVHSIDLRRTILIPDAFPAFLTGGNTHLVKLFKLPVGLFTTFYTSKVFNIASFFNLFPIELLFLLFSLFSLLFAYTIQRSTIQQLRTQHTLLVEDILQHEQFLKLKEFRHHTNHIYDHANRVSYISFRISKALGMDYQAAARGGLLHDFFLYDWRQRKEQDEKRSSHGKEHPFIALANAKTYFSVNDMEEDIITKHMFPKTLALPRYKESVVVSISDKLSAIYEYLVRA; this is encoded by the coding sequence TTGACCATACCCAGCTATTTCGATACCGTACACTCAATTGACCTTAGGAGGACTATCCTGATACCTGATGCTTTTCCTGCCTTCCTTACTGGGGGAAACACCCACCTTGTAAAACTATTCAAACTGCCTGTAGGACTTTTTACCACATTCTATACATCCAAAGTTTTCAATATAGCAAGCTTTTTCAATCTCTTTCCCATTGAGCTTCTTTTCCTGCTTTTCTCACTCTTTTCCCTGCTCTTTGCCTATACCATCCAGCGTTCAACGATACAGCAGCTGAGAACCCAACACACCTTGTTGGTAGAGGATATTCTGCAACACGAGCAATTCCTCAAGCTCAAAGAGTTCCGCCATCACACCAACCACATCTACGACCACGCAAATCGCGTATCCTATATTTCCTTTCGCATAAGCAAGGCTTTGGGCATGGATTATCAGGCAGCCGCCCGAGGCGGTCTTTTGCACGATTTCTTTTTGTATGATTGGCGGCAGCGAAAAGAGCAAGATGAAAAACGTTCAAGCCACGGTAAAGAACATCCGTTCATCGCCTTGGCGAACGCAAAGACCTATTTCTCTGTCAATGATATGGAAGAGGACATTATTACCAAGCACATGTTTCCCAAAACCCTGGCGCTCCCACGGTACAAGGAAAGCGTGGTGGTAAGCATTTCGGACAAGCTTTCGGCTATCTACGAATACCTGGTGCGCGCCTAG